Genomic DNA from Desulfovibrio aminophilus DSM 12254:
GCCCCGCCAAGGAGTACGGAGAAGAGGTCCAGGGAGATGGCCCCGAGGATCTCCGGCCTGCTCCGGATGTACGTGAGGCCCTCGAGGACCGAACGCCAGGAGACCGGCTCCCGACGAGGAGCGGCGGGCTTGGAACGAATGGAGAGCATGGCCGTCGCGGCCAGCAGACTGAAGCAGGCGCAGACCGCATAGGCGGCTCCCGGCCCGGCGATGTACAGGACGCCGCCCAGGGCCGGGCCCAGGATGACGCCGAGTTGGCGCATCCCGGCGCTCACGGCCAGACACTTGGGCAGTTCTCCGGCCTCCACCAGGGTCGGCAGCAGGGCCTGCATGGTCGGATACTCGAAGGCCCGGGCCGCGCCCACCAGGCAGGCCGCAGCCAGAATGACGTGCTCGTTCATGATCCCGGCGAGGCTGCCCAGGCTCAGCAAGGCGGAAAGCAGCGCCCCGATGATCTGGCAGGAGGCGGTGATCCGCCGCCGGTCATGGCTGTCGGCCACGTGTCCGGCCGCCAGGGTCAGGAGAAACTGGGGCAGGAACTGCATGAGACCCACCAAACCGAGAACCAGCGGGCTCCCGGTCAGGTCGTAGGCCTGCCAGCCGATGACCACGCTCAACATATGGTAGGAAAGATACGTCGCGGTCTGACCGGACACGAAGCGCTGAAAGGTGGAGAGCGTCACGATGCGTCCTCGGTCCGCCGCGAATCGCGGCGGAAGGACGTCTTACGCCCGGTCTCCCGGGTCTGGCAAGGGCGGAAACCGTTGCGGGGCGCCGCGCGGTAAAGATTCCGGCGGCGCCCGCCGACAGTCCCGGGCCGCTACTCGCCCGGGGCCTTCAAGGGAAACGGATCGGGATAAATGAAGTTCACGAATCCGAGCGCCGCCAGGACCATGCCGTAGTTCTTTTCAATGGTCAGGGAGACGACCTCGAAGGTCAGCTCGCCCTTCCGCTTCAGTCCCCGGATGTCCAACTCGTGCTGGAGCGAGGCCGTGAGCTGTTTCTTGGCGTCCGCGAGGGCCTGTTCCTTGGAGACCTTCCGGCCCGCGTAGACCCGCTCGTATTCCGCCGCGAAGCCGCCGATGGACTTGCCCGCGCCGTCCAGGGCCCAGACCCGGCCGACTCCGGCGGCCACGGTGTCGCCCTTCTCGCCCCCGGCCTTGGCCATGATCGACTCCAGCACCGAGCCGTGGCGAAAATACTTCCGCGCCTCGGCCAGGGGCACCTCATAGGACTCCGGCGGCAGCACCGAGGTGTAGTAGACCACGTTGAAGTTCTCAATGCCCGCCTCGCGCAGGGCCAGATCGTAGGAGAAGGTCTCGTAGGGGTCCGGCGGGATGCCCTGGTCGGATTGCCCCGCCCCGCTGGTCACGAAGTAGGCCGTGGGAATCCTGGGGCCGAAACGGGCCTCGGCCCGGGCGGAAAACACCGGCGAAAGCAGCATCCAGGCCAGCACGAAGCAAAGGACTTTCACGCTGTTCTTCATCTTCCCCTCCTATGTGACGGTTGATGGGGCGGCGGAGGCCTTTTCCCCATTCCATCATTGTCCGCAACAGGTGAACGTGTAAAGCTCCGCGCCCCCGGGGAATGCACCCCGGCAGAGCGGAGCTCTCCGCCTTGCGCGGCGTCGGATGTTCGGCTAGTTTTTTCTCGTGAATGCCCGTCCCCCCGCCCTTCCACGCCTGCGCGCCCGCGCCCGGGCCTTTCTGTTCCACTTCTTCCGCGTGGCGCCCCTGCCCTACGCCACGGGATCGCTTTCGACCCTGGTGGGCGCGGGCATCGGCGGCCTGAGCCTGGAATTCCTGGCCGAGGGCGCGGTCATCGCCGGGGCCTGCCTGGCGCTTCCGGCCACGGGCTGGCTCGGTCTGGCCCTGCTCTGCTTGGCCGACGCCTGCTGCCGCCACCGGGAATACCGGCGCATCAAACGGATGCTCGATCGCTGGGGCTTCCATCCTCGGATGCTGGCCCCGGTGTCGGCCTCCCGTTGCCAACGCGACGCGGCCCTGGCAGCGGCCCGCGAAACCGGCCATCACTCCAGGGCGCGCACCCTCTTCCGCGACCTCGGCTACCGCTGGTACCACCTCCTGCCGGACCGCTGCGTGGACAATCCCCTGCGCTTCTTCGATCCGGCCTTCCTCCGGGCCACCTTCCTGCCGGGGAAGGGGTAGACGCCAAACCATGCTCCGGAGCCGGATGTTTCGGCGGCTCCATCCCCTTGCCCATCTCTGCGGAATGCCATACCAAGTGTGGAATCGGTTCCATGAAGGATGACGTCATGACCGTCCGTGCCGTGACCCAAAAGACAGGGCCGTTCCCTCCTCGCCGCCTCCCGCCTTTTCTGGTCGCTCTTCTGGCGGCGCTTCTTCTGGCGCCTTTTCCGGCCAGGGCCCTGGACTGGCGCACTCTGGACCAGCCCGTGGGCGCCTTCGTGGGCAACGCCGCGAATCCGGATGGGGTCTATGCTCCGGCAACCATCAACACCATCCTGGGCGGCATACCGCCCTTCGACCCCGGCACTGACGTGACGCTCATCCGTCTCACCCGGACGCAGCAGTACGTTCGTTTCTACAATCCCACGGACCCCGTGAACCCTTCCGGGGCGGTGGGGTCGTGGATGATGCGCGCCGGCGAAGTGCGTGGGCTCACTTCCGCGCAGATCCGCGACAAGTTCGCCCTGCCCGCCATGCCCACCAACATCGTCCAGGTCATCGTGCCCGCGAACTACGCCTTGTACACGGGTATAGCCGCCCCCATCGCTGGATGGGGCGACGGCGGCGGCCTGCAGAACCGGGCCATGGCCAACAGGCCGCCCGCCGGCATCGCCAACGATCCTTGGCTCCCGGCGTCGAGCTACGTCAATGCCCAACCTTTGGCCGCCACACCGGTGCTCTCCTATGGCTTCGCCGCCTCCGGGGAGCGCGGGGCGGGCATGGGCGCGTACATGGACTCCCTGGCCCCCCGCGTGGGGAGCGATCTCGAGGGGATCTACGACAGCCTGGACACCATGCTGTTCACCGGAGGACAGGCAGACGTGGCGCAGGCCATGGACCAGTTTTCACCTGCCCGCTTCGACGCCCTGAACAGGATCTTCCAGCGGGCCATCTCCCTGCAGCAGGCCGCCATTGACGTGCGCGCCGACGAACTGGACCAGGGGCTCGCGGACGGCGACGCGGGCGCCCCCGTCCTGCTGGCGGCGGCGGGCGGCCTGGAACAACTGGCGGGCGTACTGCCGAGGCTGGGTCGCCGTCGCGCCGACGCGGGCGATTGGGGACTCTGGCTGCGGGGCACGGGAGAATACATGCGCGACGATGCCCGGAAGGCCACGCCCTACTCGGCGGTCACGGCGGCGCTGCACGCCGGAGCCGACCGCCGCCTGGGACGGGAATTCGTGCTGGGATTCGGCGTGGGCTATGCACGCACGCGGCTGGATTGGGACCAGGACGGCGGCGACTGCGACACCGACACCGTGAGCCTCACGCTCTATGGCCTTTGGCGGCGGGCCCAGTGGTTCGTCAACGCCGACCTCGGCCTGAACGCGGCCTTCACTTCCGCCAGACGCCATATCCGGTCTGCGGTGGCGGATCGGACGGCCCGCTCGGACCAGACTGGAGGAGGGGCCGGAGTCCGCATTCGCGCGGGCAAACGCGTACCTGTAGGGGAGGACGGCTGGACCCTTACCCCGTCGGTGGAACTGGGGTACGGCCTGCACCGGCAGAACTCCTTCACGGAGAACGGAGCCGGGGATCTGGATCTCCACGTGCGGACAGCCACGTCCCAGACCGTGCGCACGGGGGCGGATTTGGCGCTGGCCAACCACCTGGACCTGGGAAACGGGGCCGCGCTTGTGCCCGAGGCCGCCCTGGGCTGGCGGCGCGACACACCGCTGGACGACCGGGGCATCCAAGCCTCGTTCAGCGGCTACAGCCAGGGATTCACGTCCTACGGCGACGACTCGCCCGCCGACGAACTGCTCCTACGCGCCGGAGTCATCCACCGCGACGCCGCCGGGCTGACGCGCTTCCTCCGGTACTCGGGAACCCTCTCCGACCATTTCCAGGCCCACGGTCTGGAGGCGGGCTGCCGCTGGGAATTCTGAGGGGCGCGGCAACGCCAAATCGACGCTGACGCCCGCCTCCGGGGCTGGAAAAACAAAATTCCCGGCCGTCGAAACAGCCGGGAATCGTTGTCTGGCGGAGAGGGAGGGATTTGAACCCTCGATACCGGTTTTGCCAGTATACCCGCTTAGCAGGCGAGCGCCTTCAGCCATGCTCGGCCACCTCTCCGGGTCGTCCGCCCGTGCGGGCGGAGTCGAAATCCGTACACTCTCCCAACCCGGGATGTCAACCTTTCCGGTCCTCGTCCTTCTTCTCGTGGCTCGCGCGGTAAACCACTTCCAGCGGGGCCATGCGGATGCCGAAGGTCTTGCGCAGCGAGTTCTCCAGGTAGCGCGTGTAGGCGGGCTTGATGAGATCCGCATTGTTGACGAAGAAGACGAAAGTGGGCACCGGCTCGTCAGCCTGGGTCAGGTAATAGAACTTGGCCCGGCGGCGATGGACCATGGGCGGCTGGTGCCGGTCGATGGCCTCGCGAACGGCCCGGTTGAGCTGGCCCGTGCCCACGCGCAGGGCGCACTCCTTCTTGATCCGCTCCACCAGGGGCAGCAGACCGCCCAGGCCCGCCCTGGTCACGGTGGAGACGTAGAGCACGGGCACATGCGGGGCCTGGCGCAGGGCATCCTCGAAATGCTTGCGCAGCGCGGGCATGTTCTCCCGGCCGATGAGGTCGATCTTGTTCACCACCACGCAGAAGGGCGTCTTCTCGGCGTCCAGGAAGGCGATGAGCCGCTTGTCCTGGCGCGAGAGCGGCTCGGCCCCGTCCAGAACCAGGATGGTCACGTCGGCGCGCTTGCTCGTCTTGAGCGAACGCATGACCGTGAACCGCTCCAGGCTGTCCTCGATGTTGGCCTTGCGACGAACGCCAGCCGTGTCCACGAAGGTATAAAGCCTGCCCCCGGCCTCGAAGGAGACGTCCACCGCGTCCCGGGTGGTGCCCGGGACGTCGCTGACGATGAGCCGGTTCTGGCGGATCACGGCGTTGATGAGCGAGGATTTCCCGGCGTTGGGGCGACCCAGCAAAGCCAGGCGCAGGCCCCGATCCGCATCGTCCTCTCCCGGCTCCTCCGGTTCCAGTTCACGGGCCATCTCGGCCACGCGGCGGCGCAGGGAGTCCAGGCCGAAGCCGTGGGCCCCGGACACGGGCATGATCTCGAAGCCCAGGGCGTGGAACTCGGCCGTGAGCAGGCCTTCCTGCTCCGCACCGTCGATCTTGTTCACCACCAGCAGGGCGGGCTTGTTGCTCTGTCGCACGAAGGTCGCCGCGTCCCGGTCCAAGGGGCTCAGGCCCTCGCGGCCGTCCACCACGAGAAGAATGGCCTGGGCCTCGGTCACGGCCTCGCGGGCCTGCTCGAAGATGGGCTGCTCGAACCCCTCGCCGCCCGGTTCGGCTTCCAGGACCATGCCGCCGGTATCGATGAGGGCGTAACGCACGTCCTCCTCGCGGACCTCGCCGTAGACCCGATCGCGGGTCACGCCCGGGCGGTCATGCACGATGGACCGGTTGCTGCGCAGCAGCCGGTTGAAGAGCGTGGACTTGCCGACGTTGGGCCGGCCGATGAGTGCGATGGTCGCAGGCATGGTTTCCGTTTTCGCGCTCAGGCGAAGAGTTTGCGGATGGCCTCGCCGTAGGGCGGGCGCAGCACACCCCGCTCCGTGACGATGCCCGCGATGAGCGCCGCCGGAGTGGGGTCGAAGGCGAGATTATACACGGAAACCCCGTCCGGCACCACCTGGGTCTGGCCCACGTGGGTCACCTCGCGGGGGTCGCGGTCCTCGATGGGCACGTCGTCGCCCGTGGCCGTGGCCGGGTCGATGGTATAGACTGGCGCGGCCACGTAGAACGGGATGCCGAAGTTCCTGGCCAGCAGGGCCACGCCGAAGGTGCCGATCTTGTTCACCGCGTCGCCGTTGGCCGCGATGCGGTCCGCGCCGACCACGACCTTCTGCACCAGCCCGCGCTTCATGAGCAAGGCGCAGGCGTTGTCGCAGGCCACGCGCACCGGGATGCCGTCGCGGTGCAGCTCCCAGGCCGTGAGTCGCGCGCCCTGGAGGAACGGCCGGGTTTCGTTGGCGATGACCTGGATCTTCTTGCCCGCGTCCACCGCGCCCCGGATCACGCCTAGGGCCGTGCCGTAGCCCGCCGTGGCCAGGGCTCCGGCATTGCAGTGGGTCATGACCGTGTCGCCCTCGTCGATGAGATCCGCGCCGAAGCGGCCCATGGCCTTGCACATCTCGATGTCGGCTAGGTGAATTTCCTTGGCCCGGGCCAGCCACACGGCGGCCAGCTCGTCCAGGGAGGACGTCTTGCGCTCGGCCCAGACACGGCGCATCTCGCGCACGGCCCAGGCCAGGTTCACGGCCGTGGGCCGGGCGTTCTCGATCCGGTCCAGGCGCGCGGTCAGGGCCTTGGCCCAGTCGGCCGCGCCCTCGCGGGCGGTCTCGCGGGCGGCCAGATAGCAGCCGTAAGCCGCCGTCACGCCGATGGCCGGGGCCCCGCGCACGACCATGACCTTAAGCGCGAAGCAGACGTCTTCCGTGCCCGTGCAGTCGAACCACTCCACCCGGGTGGGCAGCAGGCGCTGGTCCAGCAGGACCAGGGCGTCCTTTTCCGGAGAAAACTGAATGTGATCGGTCATCGCCGCTCCTCAGGACGAGAGTTTCTTGGCCAGCAGCTCGTTGACCACGGCCGGGTTGGCCTGGCCCTTGGTCCGGCGCATGACCTGGCCCACGAAGAAGGCCACGAGCTTGGTCTTTCCGCCCCGGTAGGCCTCGGCCTCCTTGGGGTTGGCCGCGATCACCCCGTCCACCACGGTCTCCAGGGCCGTGGTGTCGGAAATCTGGGTCAGGCCCTTGGCCTTGACCAGTTCCTCCGGATCGCCGCCGTTCAGGAACATCTCCTGGAAGAGATCCTTGCCGTTCTTGGCGCTGATGGTCCCCTCCTCGACCAGGCGCACGAGCCGGGCGAAGGATTCGGGAGCCATGCGGCAGTCGGTCGCGCCCTTGCCGGACTGGTTCATCTCGCGCAGGAACTCGCCCATCATCCAGTTGGAGAGCTTCTTGGGCTCGTTCCAGGCCGCCACGGCGGCCTCGAAGTAGTCGGCGACGGGCCGCTCGGCCGTGAGCCGGGCCGCGTCGGCCTCGCCCAGGCCGTAGCCCTCCATGAAGCGGGCCATCTTGGCCTTGGGCAGCTCGGGCAGTTCGGAGCGCCACTGCTCCAGCCGATCCGCCGCGATGACCACGGGCACCAAGTCCGGGTCCGGAAAATAGCGGTAGTCGTGGGCCTCCTCCTTGCCGCGCATGGAGTGGGTCGTGCCCTTGGAGGCATCGTAGAGCCGGGTCTCCTGGATCACCGACTCGCCATCCTCCAGCAAGGCCGTCTGGCGGGCCACCTCGTACTCGATGGCCTTCTGCACGTGGCGGAAGGAGTTCATGTTCTTCAACTCCGCCCGGATGCCATACTCCTCCTGGCCGAAGGGCCGCAGCGAGACGTTGGCGTCGCAGCGGAAGGAACCCTCCTCCATGTTCCCGTCGCAGATGCCCAGGTAGACCAGGATGTTGCGCAGGGACTTGAGGTAGGCCACGGCCTCCTCGGGGCCGCGCATGTCCGGCTCGCTGACGATCTCGATGAGCGGCACGCCGGTGCGGTTCAGGTCCACGAAGCTGGCGTTCTCGGCCGAGGAGTGGATGCTCTTGCCCGCGTCCTCCTCCATATGGATGCGCGTGATGCCCACGCGCTTCACCCGGCCGTCCACCTCGATGTCCACGTGGCCGTGTTCGCACAGGGGCTGTTCGAACTGCGAAATCTGGTAGCCCTTGGGCAGGTCGGGATAGAAATAGTTCTTGCGCGCGAACACCGAGGTCAGGTTCACGCGGCAATCCACGGCCAACCCCATCTTGGCCGCGTACTCCACCACCCTGGCGTTGAGCACGGGCAGCACGCCGGGCATGCCGGAGCAGACCTCGCAGACGTTGGCGTTGGGCTCATCGCCGAAGGCCGTGGAACAGGAGCAGAATATCTTGGAGGCCGTGCGCAGTTGCGCGTGGACCTCCAGGCCGATGACCGTCTCGTACCGGGCCATGTGGTCCTCCTTAAGGCCGACCGACGACTGGAAGGGTTCCGCGCCGCGCGGCGTCGACTGGTGATAGCGCCCGGGAGGCGTTCCGCCAAGGGGGCCGTCTCATCGGCTTCCCCGCACCAGGGCGCTCTTGCTCAGGAGCATGTAGGCCGTGACCCGGTTCTTGACCCGGTCGGCGGCCTCCTCCACCGCGCCGCCCTCGCCCATGTAGAAGTCCAGGCGGGCTCCCTTGATGGCCGACCCCACGTCCTGGGGCAGGACCGGTCCCCGGATGCGGCGGGTTCCACGCCCCGAGGGATCAGGCGCCTCGGCCTCCAGAATGAGCACCGAGCCGAGCGGCAGGAGATTCGGGTCTGTAGCCACACTGACGAACGGCGTCAATGGTTTTCCCAGCGCGCCCACGGGCGGCCCGTCGTCCAGGCGGAAGAAGACGAAGCGCCGGTTCTCGGCCATGAGTTCGCGGGCCATGTGCGGATTGTCGCGGAAGAAACGGCGCACCGCCTTGCGGCTTCGCTGTTCCGGGGCCAGCAGGCCGCGCTCGGCCAGGATGTCACCCAGGGATCTGAAGCGCCTGCCGTTGCTGGCCGCGTATTGGGCGGTCTTGTGCCGTCCGTCGGGCAGACGCAGAATGCCCGAGCCCTCCACCTGCATGAAGAACACGTCCAGGGGGTCGCGAGCCCAGGCGATCTCCAGCCCTCGCCCCGCCAGCGTTCCGGTGGCGGAATCCGAGGCGCCGCGCGCCGGGCCTTCGGGAGCCGCGCCGGGCCAGGCGGGCAGCATCCCGAGCTCATCGGCCTGGGCCAGCTCCGGGGGCGGGCCGTAGAGCGGATACTCGTAGCCTTTGCGCCGGGTCAGGCTGGCCGGAATTTCCGGGGTGTAATAGGCGGTCATCACGGGCCCGGGCTGCACGGCCAGCCAGAGGAAACGCTCGGCCAGCAACTGGGGTTCGGCGTCCAGCCGCGGCAGCAGTTCCAGCAGTTCCCGGGCGCTCTCGGCCAGTTGTCCCCAGGTGGGGCGGAAGCAGCCCCGGCGCACGGCCTCGGTTCCGGCCGGGCGGGATTCCAGGAAGGCCAAGCTGCGCTGCAAGGGCGTCCGCAGATCGTTCCAGGAGGACAGGCCCTGGGCGCGCAGGTCGAACCAGGAGCCGGACACGGAAGCGGCCCGCGAGGCGCTGAGGGCGGACTCCCGGGCCTCGCGCGAGGCCGGGGCCGGAGCAGGACAGACCGGAGGCGCGGGAGGCGGCGTGGTCCGGATCGCGACTTGTGGCGCCGGGGCCGGAGGATCGGGCTCCAGTTGGAGTTCGGCGCAGGCGGCCAGGGTCACGCAGGCCAGCCCCGCCAGCAGAAGACGGATCAGCCGCGCGCGCATTCGTCGATGGCCACGTCGCAGAATTTGCCCACCCCGTATTCCCGGCGGCGGAAGAACTTCTCGGGGTCCGGGCCGATGATCTGAAGTTCCGGGTGTTGGCGCTGCACGTCCAGGGCGATGTGCATCTCCTTGGTGCAGCCGGTGGAATAGGTGGCGTCCTTCCCGGCCCAGACCGGAGGCACCTTCAGGCCCATGAGTTCGAAGCTCTTCTCGATGTCGTGGGTGGACTGGAAGCGCCAGACGGTCAGGAGCCCGCTGCGCTGCACCTTCTCCCACATGAACATGAGGTCGTCGGCGTCCATGCCCTCTTCGAAATGTTCCCCGGGGTTGATGATGTGCACCCCCTCTAGGCGGTCGCGCAGATAGCGCACGAAGGTGGTCATCACCTGGATGGCCGTCTTGGTCTGTCCGGGGATGCTGCCCACGATGCCGGAGTAGAACATGATCGCGTTGCCTTCGGCTTTGGCGTTGCGCATGCGCGAGATGATCGTCTCGGCCTTGGCCGTGATGTAGTCCTCGCCGAACTTGGAAACCCAGGAGGGCCGGGTCTTGTGGTGCAGATGGAAATGCCCCTGCTCGTCGCGGAAGAAGCTCAGGATGTCGCGGGTGAACTCGTGGCTCGTCAGCACGAGGCGGCGGTAGTGCCGCTCGCCCTTGGCCAGAACGAGGTCCACCTCCTTCCAGGCCCGGGCGAAGGTCACGCTCAGGCGATAGGGGTTGAACCTCTCGCGGGAGCCGTCGGAGATGACCACGAACTGGTTCTCGCGCATGACGCGCAGCAGTTCGTTCTTGGTCATGCGGTCCTCGAAGACGAAGTGCGCGCCGTTGAACAGGTGGGCCAGGACCGGATCGGACTCCACGTCCCAGAAGGTCGGGGTGTCGAAGTAGAAGCCTTCCTTGAGCGCCAGGATGACCCGATGTCCGTGACGGATGAGGGCCTTGATCACCAGGAGGTCGAAGACCAGGCCGCCGCTGCGGTCCGGCAGATAGAGGATCCTGAGCTTGTGCTCTGGATCCTCGCCCAGCATCCGGCGCAAGGGTTCGAACTCCGCCTGGGAGGCGGCGATCTCGGCGTCCATGCGGCCCTCGAGATCCGCCACCGGCCCCGGTTCGAACGGCCGGCGCAATGTGGCGAA
This window encodes:
- a CDS encoding MFS transporter, whose translation is MTLSTFQRFVSGQTATYLSYHMLSVVIGWQAYDLTGSPLVLGLVGLMQFLPQFLLTLAAGHVADSHDRRRITASCQIIGALLSALLSLGSLAGIMNEHVILAAACLVGAARAFEYPTMQALLPTLVEAGELPKCLAVSAGMRQLGVILGPALGGVLYIAGPGAAYAVCACFSLLAATAMLSIRSKPAAPRREPVSWRSVLEGLTYIRSRPEILGAISLDLFSVLLGGATALLPVFARDILAIGPWGLGLLRSAPAAGAVAMSIFLARHPLKRRVGRTMFLAVATFGLATVVFGLSRSFALSLAALIALGMADMVSVVVRSSLIQLETPNDKRGRVSAVNAVFIGTSNQLGEFESGLTAAWFGVVPAVVLGGVGTLLVVVLWMRLFPALLRRETLAARRS
- a CDS encoding pyruvoyl-dependent arginine decarboxylase translates to MKNSVKVLCFVLAWMLLSPVFSARAEARFGPRIPTAYFVTSGAGQSDQGIPPDPYETFSYDLALREAGIENFNVVYYTSVLPPESYEVPLAEARKYFRHGSVLESIMAKAGGEKGDTVAAGVGRVWALDGAGKSIGGFAAEYERVYAGRKVSKEQALADAKKQLTASLQHELDIRGLKRKGELTFEVVSLTIEKNYGMVLAALGFVNFIYPDPFPLKAPGE
- a CDS encoding autotransporter outer membrane beta-barrel domain-containing protein, coding for MTVRAVTQKTGPFPPRRLPPFLVALLAALLLAPFPARALDWRTLDQPVGAFVGNAANPDGVYAPATINTILGGIPPFDPGTDVTLIRLTRTQQYVRFYNPTDPVNPSGAVGSWMMRAGEVRGLTSAQIRDKFALPAMPTNIVQVIVPANYALYTGIAAPIAGWGDGGGLQNRAMANRPPAGIANDPWLPASSYVNAQPLAATPVLSYGFAASGERGAGMGAYMDSLAPRVGSDLEGIYDSLDTMLFTGGQADVAQAMDQFSPARFDALNRIFQRAISLQQAAIDVRADELDQGLADGDAGAPVLLAAAGGLEQLAGVLPRLGRRRADAGDWGLWLRGTGEYMRDDARKATPYSAVTAALHAGADRRLGREFVLGFGVGYARTRLDWDQDGGDCDTDTVSLTLYGLWRRAQWFVNADLGLNAAFTSARRHIRSAVADRTARSDQTGGGAGVRIRAGKRVPVGEDGWTLTPSVELGYGLHRQNSFTENGAGDLDLHVRTATSQTVRTGADLALANHLDLGNGAALVPEAALGWRRDTPLDDRGIQASFSGYSQGFTSYGDDSPADELLLRAGVIHRDAAGLTRFLRYSGTLSDHFQAHGLEAGCRWEF
- the der gene encoding ribosome biogenesis GTPase Der, with product MPATIALIGRPNVGKSTLFNRLLRSNRSIVHDRPGVTRDRVYGEVREEDVRYALIDTGGMVLEAEPGGEGFEQPIFEQAREAVTEAQAILLVVDGREGLSPLDRDAATFVRQSNKPALLVVNKIDGAEQEGLLTAEFHALGFEIMPVSGAHGFGLDSLRRRVAEMARELEPEEPGEDDADRGLRLALLGRPNAGKSSLINAVIRQNRLIVSDVPGTTRDAVDVSFEAGGRLYTFVDTAGVRRKANIEDSLERFTVMRSLKTSKRADVTILVLDGAEPLSRQDKRLIAFLDAEKTPFCVVVNKIDLIGRENMPALRKHFEDALRQAPHVPVLYVSTVTRAGLGGLLPLVERIKKECALRVGTGQLNRAVREAIDRHQPPMVHRRRAKFYYLTQADEPVPTFVFFVNNADLIKPAYTRYLENSLRKTFGIRMAPLEVVYRASHEKKDEDRKG
- the mtnA gene encoding S-methyl-5-thioribose-1-phosphate isomerase; this encodes MTDHIQFSPEKDALVLLDQRLLPTRVEWFDCTGTEDVCFALKVMVVRGAPAIGVTAAYGCYLAARETAREGAADWAKALTARLDRIENARPTAVNLAWAVREMRRVWAERKTSSLDELAAVWLARAKEIHLADIEMCKAMGRFGADLIDEGDTVMTHCNAGALATAGYGTALGVIRGAVDAGKKIQVIANETRPFLQGARLTAWELHRDGIPVRVACDNACALLMKRGLVQKVVVGADRIAANGDAVNKIGTFGVALLARNFGIPFYVAAPVYTIDPATATGDDVPIEDRDPREVTHVGQTQVVPDGVSVYNLAFDPTPAALIAGIVTERGVLRPPYGEAIRKLFA
- the gatB gene encoding Asp-tRNA(Asn)/Glu-tRNA(Gln) amidotransferase subunit GatB, whose translation is MARYETVIGLEVHAQLRTASKIFCSCSTAFGDEPNANVCEVCSGMPGVLPVLNARVVEYAAKMGLAVDCRVNLTSVFARKNYFYPDLPKGYQISQFEQPLCEHGHVDIEVDGRVKRVGITRIHMEEDAGKSIHSSAENASFVDLNRTGVPLIEIVSEPDMRGPEEAVAYLKSLRNILVYLGICDGNMEEGSFRCDANVSLRPFGQEEYGIRAELKNMNSFRHVQKAIEYEVARQTALLEDGESVIQETRLYDASKGTTHSMRGKEEAHDYRYFPDPDLVPVVIAADRLEQWRSELPELPKAKMARFMEGYGLGEADAARLTAERPVADYFEAAVAAWNEPKKLSNWMMGEFLREMNQSGKGATDCRMAPESFARLVRLVEEGTISAKNGKDLFQEMFLNGGDPEELVKAKGLTQISDTTALETVVDGVIAANPKEAEAYRGGKTKLVAFFVGQVMRRTKGQANPAVVNELLAKKLSS
- a CDS encoding MltA domain-containing protein; translation: MRARLIRLLLAGLACVTLAACAELQLEPDPPAPAPQVAIRTTPPPAPPVCPAPAPASREARESALSASRAASVSGSWFDLRAQGLSSWNDLRTPLQRSLAFLESRPAGTEAVRRGCFRPTWGQLAESARELLELLPRLDAEPQLLAERFLWLAVQPGPVMTAYYTPEIPASLTRRKGYEYPLYGPPPELAQADELGMLPAWPGAAPEGPARGASDSATGTLAGRGLEIAWARDPLDVFFMQVEGSGILRLPDGRHKTAQYAASNGRRFRSLGDILAERGLLAPEQRSRKAVRRFFRDNPHMARELMAENRRFVFFRLDDGPPVGALGKPLTPFVSVATDPNLLPLGSVLILEAEAPDPSGRGTRRIRGPVLPQDVGSAIKGARLDFYMGEGGAVEEAADRVKNRVTAYMLLSKSALVRGSR
- a CDS encoding ARMT1-like domain-containing protein — protein: MNKLSDSGSVLDIKYGQDAALDALLLHFMTENNLEYTIDPLKNASPEQIQFMVALREGTFYAPCSDWMFRKLLRAELSPQLRDEYLLRWRMLIGLLNEFCPDPYLRRRILTLCKHKFRMVLTSPIIIPSRLNKRMVTIFMSQSGLDDPYRDRRKALNAKAAEVAESPIFDRLLNLCPERALECRRISDLRRELDFLELQRLLVFATLRRPFEPGPVADLEGRMDAEIAASQAEFEPLRRMLGEDPEHKLRILYLPDRSGGLVFDLLVIKALIRHGHRVILALKEGFYFDTPTFWDVESDPVLAHLFNGAHFVFEDRMTKNELLRVMRENQFVVISDGSRERFNPYRLSVTFARAWKEVDLVLAKGERHYRRLVLTSHEFTRDILSFFRDEQGHFHLHHKTRPSWVSKFGEDYITAKAETIISRMRNAKAEGNAIMFYSGIVGSIPGQTKTAIQVMTTFVRYLRDRLEGVHIINPGEHFEEGMDADDLMFMWEKVQRSGLLTVWRFQSTHDIEKSFELMGLKVPPVWAGKDATYSTGCTKEMHIALDVQRQHPELQIIGPDPEKFFRRREYGVGKFCDVAIDECARG